One Parafrankia discariae DNA segment encodes these proteins:
- a CDS encoding FAD-binding oxidoreductase has protein sequence MNETGSMFDRRGMLRLAGAGLVALGTGGLGAGLTGCSGGDDAAEPTERDWNRLADRLTGRLVRPGAAEYPAAGQLFDPAFDRIRPRAVAYCASAADVAAGVAFARSAGLPFTARAGGHSYGGYSTTNGLVLDVSTLNSVRPGTRSGMGGPTGGPGTAGPGTAGPGTAGAGIASSGIASSGIATIGAGAQLVDVYAQLAAAGAALPAGSCPTVGIAGLALGGGIGVVGRRHGLTCDRMLAAEVVLASGETLRVDGRRDADLFWALRGGGGGNFGVVTSFTFATHRATPLTLFAYRWPWAAAAGVVAAWQEWNLRPDAPDELWSTCVVTTVPTPDGTGTPAIRISGVISEPAGTAGGSGTGSTASGAGGAGAGEGVPSSARALLAELVDAVGSAPSSTFAAQRDPLEAMLIEAGCSGRTVAQCHLAGRSPDGALRRVAQLAASNFLTGPLSATGVEALLGAVESRQREAGLRSGGVILDSWGGAIGRVGAGETAFVHRDALASAQYIAGYDIRDSAELRGRNAEWLRGTVAALAPHVSPSAYQNYIDPELRNWAKAYYGANLPRLRSVKRAYDPDNAFSFAQSIPPA, from the coding sequence ATGAACGAGACGGGCAGCATGTTCGATCGGCGCGGGATGTTGCGGCTCGCCGGGGCGGGCCTGGTGGCGTTGGGTACCGGTGGGCTCGGCGCGGGCCTCACCGGTTGTAGCGGCGGTGACGACGCCGCCGAGCCGACCGAGCGGGACTGGAACCGGCTCGCCGACCGGCTCACCGGCCGGCTGGTCCGGCCCGGCGCCGCCGAGTATCCCGCCGCCGGCCAGCTCTTCGACCCGGCCTTCGACCGGATCCGGCCGCGGGCGGTCGCCTACTGCGCCTCCGCGGCCGATGTGGCCGCCGGTGTGGCCTTCGCCAGATCCGCCGGGCTCCCGTTCACCGCCCGTGCCGGCGGGCACAGCTACGGCGGCTACTCGACGACGAACGGCCTGGTCCTCGACGTCTCCACCCTGAACTCGGTGCGCCCGGGAACCCGGTCGGGGATGGGCGGCCCGACCGGCGGCCCCGGAACCGCCGGCCCCGGAACCGCCGGCCCCGGAACCGCCGGCGCCGGGATCGCCAGCTCCGGGATCGCCAGCTCCGGGATCGCCACGATCGGCGCCGGCGCCCAGCTCGTGGACGTCTACGCCCAGCTCGCGGCGGCGGGCGCCGCGCTGCCGGCCGGCTCCTGCCCGACGGTCGGGATCGCCGGGCTGGCGCTCGGCGGCGGGATCGGGGTCGTCGGCCGGCGCCACGGCCTGACCTGCGACCGGATGCTCGCCGCCGAGGTGGTCCTCGCCTCGGGCGAGACCCTCCGGGTGGACGGCCGGCGCGACGCCGACCTGTTCTGGGCGTTGCGGGGCGGCGGTGGCGGCAACTTCGGCGTGGTCACGTCCTTCACCTTCGCCACCCACCGGGCGACACCGCTGACCCTGTTCGCCTACCGCTGGCCCTGGGCCGCGGCCGCGGGCGTCGTCGCGGCCTGGCAGGAGTGGAACCTGCGCCCGGACGCACCGGACGAGCTGTGGTCGACCTGTGTCGTCACCACCGTGCCGACACCCGACGGGACGGGAACGCCCGCGATCCGGATCAGCGGCGTGATCAGCGAACCGGCCGGCACGGCGGGCGGTTCCGGCACGGGGTCAACTGCTTCGGGGGCGGGTGGCGCGGGGGCGGGCGAGGGCGTTCCGTCCTCGGCGCGCGCGCTGCTGGCGGAGCTGGTCGACGCCGTGGGCAGCGCGCCGTCGTCCACCTTCGCCGCCCAGCGCGACCCGCTGGAGGCGATGCTGATCGAGGCCGGCTGCTCGGGGCGGACGGTCGCGCAGTGCCACCTCGCCGGACGGAGCCCGGACGGGGCCCTGCGGCGGGTCGCCCAGCTCGCCGCCTCGAACTTCCTCACCGGGCCGCTGTCCGCGACCGGGGTGGAGGCGCTGCTGGGCGCCGTCGAGAGCCGGCAGCGGGAGGCCGGCCTGCGCTCCGGCGGGGTCATCCTCGACTCCTGGGGCGGCGCGATCGGCCGGGTCGGGGCGGGGGAGACGGCGTTCGTGCACCGTGACGCGCTGGCCAGCGCGCAGTACATCGCCGGCTACGACATACGGGACAGCGCCGAGCTGCGCGGCCGCAACGCCGAATGGCTACGGGGCACGGTGGCGGCCCTGGCGCCCCACGTGTCGCCGTCGGCCTACCAGAACTACATCGACCCGGAGCTCCGGAACTGGGCAAAGGCCTACTACGGGGCGAATCTGCCGCGCCTGCGGTCGGTCAAGCGCGCCTACGACCCGGACAACGCCTTCAGCTTCGCCCAGAGCATCCCGCCCGCCTGA